From a region of the Actinopolymorpha singaporensis genome:
- a CDS encoding zinc-dependent alcohol dehydrogenase family protein, which translates to MTEQSSPAAPGGLPATMRAWVVSEPGRLEAVELPVPEPAPDELLVRVRACGVCRTDLHVRDGDLPPHRSPVVPGHEIVGEVVATGTEVAVAAGAKAGDLARRIAEVAPIGSRVGVPWLRHTCGRCRYCLRGQENLCPNSRYTGWDADGGYAEYATVPAAYAYPLPADRFGAYAEQELAPLLCAGIIGYRALLRADLPAGGRLGVYGFGGSAHLTAQVAAAEGATVHVLTRSAAARELALELGAASARGAYDAPPEQLDAAILFAPVGDLVPAALSALDRGGTLSIAGIYLTAVPSLDYERHLFQERTVRSVTANTREDGHAFLAAAAAHRLRISTTTYPLDRADEALDDLAADRVNGVAVLVP; encoded by the coding sequence ATGACGGAGCAGAGTTCCCCGGCCGCGCCCGGCGGCCTGCCCGCGACCATGCGGGCCTGGGTGGTCAGCGAGCCGGGCCGGTTGGAAGCGGTCGAGTTGCCGGTCCCCGAGCCCGCTCCGGACGAGCTGCTGGTGCGGGTGCGGGCGTGCGGGGTGTGCCGTACCGACCTGCACGTACGCGACGGCGACCTGCCGCCGCACCGCTCGCCGGTGGTGCCCGGCCACGAGATCGTCGGCGAGGTGGTGGCGACGGGTACCGAAGTCGCGGTGGCCGCGGGTGCGAAGGCCGGAGACCTCGCTCGCCGAATCGCCGAGGTCGCACCGATCGGCAGTCGAGTCGGTGTGCCCTGGCTGCGGCACACGTGCGGGCGGTGCAGGTACTGCCTGCGCGGCCAGGAGAACCTCTGCCCGAACTCCCGCTACACCGGCTGGGACGCCGACGGCGGGTACGCGGAGTACGCCACCGTCCCGGCCGCCTACGCCTACCCGCTGCCGGCCGACCGGTTCGGCGCGTACGCCGAACAGGAGCTCGCGCCCCTGTTGTGCGCGGGGATCATCGGCTACCGCGCGCTGTTGCGTGCCGACCTGCCCGCCGGCGGCCGGCTCGGCGTCTACGGCTTCGGCGGCTCGGCCCATCTCACCGCCCAGGTGGCGGCGGCCGAAGGTGCGACGGTGCACGTGCTCACCCGGTCGGCGGCCGCCCGCGAACTCGCCCTGGAACTCGGTGCCGCCTCCGCGCGTGGCGCCTACGACGCACCGCCGGAGCAACTCGACGCGGCGATCCTGTTTGCCCCGGTGGGCGATCTCGTCCCCGCCGCGCTGAGCGCCCTCGACCGCGGCGGGACACTGAGCATCGCCGGCATCTACCTGACCGCCGTACCCTCCCTCGACTACGAGCGGCATCTGTTCCAGGAACGCACGGTTCGCAGCGTCACCGCCAACACCCGCGAGGACGGCCACGCGTTCCTGGCGGCCGCAGCCGCGCACCGGCTGCGGATCTCCACCACGACCTACCCGCTGGACCGGGCCGACGAGGCACTGGACGACCTGGCCGCGGACCGGGTGAACGGCGTCGCCGTCCTGGTGCCCTGA
- a CDS encoding (2Fe-2S)-binding protein, with the protein MSGAGAGELLAEAGTVGAYFAVSTEVPRELPGDRELVSLAQLYAGHAALGQAITHTTDRLGTTEPRVGASILFQGMAARLWSPVVAVALLRRRVPVLAPGTTWPDLGASGRPWRTDPARVVLLAPDGQRDVDASGHLHNDLVHLARLAVRTVVKTHLTPLKDAVRAEASLPDALLWGNAASALVGTLGVLAGARPELTREVAAFTETALRQPPLADAGIVDPPTPSAGGVSTSAFVRRSCCLYYRVPGGGLCGDCPLAR; encoded by the coding sequence GTGAGCGGCGCAGGTGCCGGGGAGCTGCTGGCGGAGGCCGGCACGGTCGGGGCGTACTTCGCCGTCTCCACCGAGGTCCCCCGCGAGCTCCCCGGCGACCGCGAGCTGGTCTCCCTGGCGCAGTTGTACGCCGGCCACGCCGCGCTGGGGCAGGCGATCACGCACACGACGGACCGGCTCGGCACCACCGAGCCCCGGGTCGGCGCCTCGATCCTGTTCCAGGGAATGGCCGCGCGCCTGTGGTCACCGGTGGTGGCGGTGGCGCTGCTGCGTCGACGGGTGCCGGTGCTGGCGCCCGGCACGACGTGGCCGGACCTCGGCGCCTCGGGCCGGCCGTGGCGTACCGACCCCGCACGGGTCGTCCTGCTCGCCCCTGACGGGCAGCGCGACGTCGACGCGAGCGGGCACCTGCACAACGACCTCGTTCACCTTGCCAGGCTTGCCGTTCGTACCGTCGTCAAGACGCACCTGACACCCCTGAAGGACGCGGTGCGCGCCGAGGCGTCGCTGCCGGACGCGCTGCTCTGGGGAAACGCGGCATCGGCGCTCGTGGGCACGCTCGGCGTCCTCGCCGGGGCCAGGCCCGAACTCACCCGTGAGGTGGCCGCGTTCACCGAGACGGCCCTGCGTCAACCGCCGCTTGCGGACGCCGGGATCGTCGATCCCCCGACGCCCTCCGCGGGAGGAGTGAGCACCTCGGCGTTCGTGCGCCGGAGCTGTTGCCTCTACTACCGAGTACCCGGCGGCGGGCTGTGCGGTGACTGCCCGCTCGCCCGCTGA
- a CDS encoding fatty acid desaturase family protein encodes MSTDTTHERAGTATYTGRKPNPGSEFAELRRRVGEARLLTRRPGYYAARIAVVATCYAGAWVAFGLLGDTWTQLLVAAFLGVVFAQVALVAHDLAHRQVFRTRRPSEFAGLVAGNLGIGMSYGWWMDKHTRHHANPNHEDLDPDVGPGILVWSAEQARQSRGVTRIIGRHQAFWFFPLLALEGFNLHLSAVRALLRPGLRTRRTEAVLLTAHTVAYVAALFVTLSPGLAVAFCLMHQAVFGLYLGSTFAPNHKGMPAPGSELQKDFLRRQVLTSRNVRGGRLVDIALGGLNYQIEHHLFPSMPSPHLRRAQPIVRAYCAERGIPYQESGLVDSYAQALRHLHRVGAPLRIGRRP; translated from the coding sequence GTGAGCACAGACACCACGCACGAACGAGCCGGCACTGCCACCTACACCGGCCGGAAGCCCAACCCTGGCAGCGAATTCGCCGAACTCCGCCGCCGGGTGGGCGAGGCCCGGCTCCTGACCAGACGGCCGGGTTACTACGCGGCCCGGATCGCCGTGGTGGCCACCTGCTACGCCGGCGCCTGGGTGGCGTTCGGCCTCCTCGGCGACACCTGGACGCAACTGCTGGTTGCGGCGTTCCTCGGCGTGGTCTTTGCCCAGGTCGCCCTGGTCGCGCACGACCTGGCGCATCGGCAGGTCTTCCGTACCCGGCGGCCCAGCGAGTTCGCCGGCCTGGTCGCGGGCAACCTGGGTATCGGCATGAGCTACGGCTGGTGGATGGACAAGCACACCCGCCACCACGCCAACCCCAACCACGAGGACCTCGACCCCGACGTGGGGCCGGGCATCCTGGTGTGGTCGGCGGAGCAGGCTCGGCAAAGTCGCGGCGTGACCCGGATCATCGGCCGCCACCAGGCGTTCTGGTTCTTCCCGCTGCTCGCCCTGGAGGGCTTCAACCTGCACCTGTCCGCGGTGCGCGCCCTCCTGCGCCCCGGTTTGCGTACCCGCCGGACGGAGGCGGTCCTGCTCACGGCACACACCGTCGCGTACGTCGCGGCGTTGTTCGTCACGCTCTCCCCCGGCCTCGCGGTCGCGTTCTGTCTGATGCACCAGGCCGTGTTCGGCCTCTACCTCGGATCGACGTTCGCCCCTAACCACAAGGGGATGCCCGCACCCGGCTCCGAACTGCAGAAGGACTTCCTGCGCCGCCAGGTGCTCACCTCCCGCAACGTCCGCGGCGGCCGGCTGGTCGACATCGCGCTCGGCGGGCTCAACTACCAGATCGAGCACCACCTGTTCCCGAGCATGCCGTCGCCGCACCTGCGCCGGGCCCAGCCGATCGTGCGCGCCTACTGCGCCGAACGCGGCATCCCGTACCAGGAATCCGGCCTGGTCGACTCCTACGCGCAGGCGCTGCGGCACCTGCACCGCGTCGGCGCCCCGCTGCGCATCGGCCGCCGGCCGTAG